In Gadus morhua chromosome 9, gadMor3.0, whole genome shotgun sequence, the sequence ATGCAGGAGGGCCATCTGGTGGCTCCACAGAAGACAGACCAGCAGCACCACTGTGAAGGTAGAGACACTCCTATCATCATCATGAAAGGTTCTACATGACACGTGTTCATGATATCTGCCCCTATTTCTAGACACTTTACCCATTCAGTGTGCTTTGATTTAAATGAGTATGTTTTCACCTCAATCTAGCCTATATTTGACAGTATAGGATGACCTACAGGCCAATGGGGTTCTATTTGTCATACGATATTCAATGATGCATGATCACCATCTGTTTGGTTGATTTCCAATGGAAGATGAAGTAGCATTAAGAGAAGTGACTCAGCCTTGTGTCTGCGGATGTTTAATAGATGATCCAAAGGACTACGGGCAGAGCTGTCCGTACCACCAGGACCATGCCGGCCACAGCAGCCCACCTTCAGAGCACGAGGCTGAGAGGAGGCAGCCTGGAGATGACCCCGAGGAGAGCGACATCTCCATGGATGCAGAGGTCAAGGCAGAGGCTgaccacactgacacacttaACACAGAGGATGGGAGACAAGAGCTTCTCCCTGCAGCCGCAGAAGCAACAGCGGATGTGTTCAAACCGCAGGGCCGAGAAGGTGGGAAGGATCCGGACGCTCCTCAGGACCCGGACGCTCCTCAGGATCCGGACGCTCCTCAGGATCCGGACGCTCCTCAGGATCCGGAGGTTCCTCAGGATCCGGAGGTTCCTCAGGATCCAGACATTCCTTATGATCCAGAGGTTCTTCAGGATCCGGAGGTTCCTGGACTCGAGTGCCCAGCAGACACGCCCACAACAGGCTCCGTCCATGTCAGACGGAGGACCAGAAGAAGGAAAGGCAAGAAGGACTCGCACTGACAATACCTGTGATCTAGCGTCTACGACCTCAATATTGAAACCTTCTTAAGACTGTGGCAAAGGTGTCATCTGCAACTAGTGCTTCCAGCTTACAGACAGGGGAATCTTTTAGTGTTGACTCCATGTTGTCCAGGGCATCTCTTGTAAGGATCAGGGCTGCCTAATTGACTGTTTGTTccagcgtctctctctctgtatcccatTTCCTGAGTCAGTGTCCACCTTCTCAAAACTGTACATTCCAAAATGCTGTAACTCATAAGGTTACCATAATGCACTACTCCTTTTGTAAATATTCTTCTACCGTCAATATGGAAGTCTACACTGGAATTGTGTTACTAACCTTtaaattatgtatttatattattaatctGATCTCTATTGATATAAAAGTTGATGCCATCACAATGGTCGATCATCTACAAAATAGAAATAAAGTTGGCCTATCAGTGCACACTACCGTATAAAGATAAATATTGCCAAGTTATGTAAATTAGGAGATTTGTATATATACAGCTCTATTTTCATGATGCTTCAGTCATGCTGAAAATAATATGGAGATGCTTACCATTCAAAATACAACCAGTGGAAGAGGCTGGGACACAGACCATGAGTATTCTGGCAGCAAAGACCCACACAACGACCTGTAAAATACATTTCACAGGAAACCCATCACACTTGATAAGCAATACATTTTGCTCCCATGCCTACCCTCCAGGGTATATAAGCAGCACCGCTTTACGTCCCTTTtagagcaaacaaacaaacatctgcAAGAATGGCATGCCCCTTTATAGACCAAGAAGGCAGGCAGCTGAGACCGATTCTGTTGAGATAAATACTAAGGTTAGtcaatttagaaaaaaaaatctggctGCATTTACTAGGCCTCTCTCTTCAAAGAAATGGTATGAAAAGTCTGACACTATCTCTCTGATTACAAGACCATGGTCAATATTCAATAAAAATGTTACGCTTAATAGGCCTACTTAGTCaaccatttgtttttattaatggtTATGGTGTTCCCTTTTTGACTTATATGCTTGTACTCCTCATAGTTCCTCCACAAGCACAGGTTCTGGGCTGGTTACATATCGTGAGCTCGCGTAATCCAGGataacgttagcctggtttgAACTAACCAGAGCAAGGCGCGGCTTAACTGTGTTGTTGGAATGGCTTTAGCCTTGGTGTAAGTTCTAACCGGGCTTAATCAgctaatgccctgtttacacctacccgatattGGGCCctgatggtgcccgatggctaaatcagcagctatcgttataacatcggcaaatagggtggttgcatcgggaaacaccgttactcttcccgggaacatcgttagacaacgggaagaaacgggaagaaatgctcaatgatcgggcaacatcggcaaagaaagAACATGTTTGTTCATTTTGGGTCTaacggggtagaatcggttaccaggtgttgctatgggctaatcagCTGTATTCGTTAATCTttcgcgctttatcgtgttttatcgtctttatatcggcaacctcaacacacgaaagaccctcgagaaccctagacaaataacgattgtgagtgaccagattgtgttaaggaagaccatcaatctgccacttgggtataaatagggggtgatggatggatgtcctacttttataattacagcgtacttcgcccatttagaaccggctttctattattataaaatcgctattgtaatataaataaatatcagtctaaaccagtctcccctttgccttctcccgaaatgacgccaaatgacgtcaaacgcacttcgggtgtcttccctggcataaatcgttatgttatcgttataacatcgggtatgtgtaaatgctaccccgataaattgacccgatcatacatttttagcccgatgtcacccgaatcaccccgaattccacatcggtggtccatcggccattagcggccattagcgggatggtgtaaacggggcataagcGCCGCTGTCAcattaaaattgtaccgggggcgaaaattgtaccggcctacgtcattgtttgtttacatcctgacaacctgcccggcaacagacgacgcgatgcagaaaacatgtttccaaacgacgaaataacataatacagatagcggatcgctatctgtattatgatagatagcgataacacttgtttttactttatatttgtattgaatttaattgtttaatcgaaacaataaaaaaatttgcccgcgaaacgggcgatcgcgtcaaatgacaaatgttttgcccgcgaaacgggcgatcgcgtcaaatgacgtaggagggttcttgaaacataatacagataacggatcgctagataacacttgtttttactttatatttgtattgtattgaattgtttaatcaaatttagctagtaaactgagtgttttaagcaggtttcatagtctagaatgttcaagaaccttcctacgtgatttgacgcgtcatttgacgcgatcgcccgttttgcgggcaattttttttattgtttcgattaaacaattaaatacaatacaaatataaagtaaaaacaagtgttatcgctatctatcataatacagatagcgatccgctatctgtattatgttatttcggcgtttggaaacatgttttctgcatcacgtcgtctgttgccgggcaggttgtcaggttgtcaggatgtaaacaaacgatggcCGGTACAGAGTGGctggtacaattttcgcccccggtacaattttaacgtgacaccgccttCCGTTAGTGATGAAATACCCCTCTCTAGAATTAACTTCTCTGGAAAACATTACAAATCGTTTGGTGGGAGTTTACTTGACATTAAATAGAATTTGTTCAAATAACACATCAGGAGCAAACAATACAGAAAGTTTATTTATTGTAGAATGGTACATACCCTTACAAAAGCGACAGACAGATCTTATCAGAGAGCGTTTGGTTGACATGTAATATGTGGCACAGTACAACAGAACGCATCCAATCCAGAGAACTAACAATGATCAGGGCGGGACTTTCCCTCCTCCCCAGTTTAGAAAGCTAGATAATTGGTTGACTTGTGGTTGAAGGGGGCGTGTTCAGTGTTCCATTGGTTCGTCAGATGCAGCAGGTGCAGCGGGGGCATCATCTGCAGCCGGCACGACCTGAGGAAGTACAGGTGGTTAGCCCACAGTAAGTCACTTGTTACATGTGCGTTAGGTTGATGCATCTCCATTTCAACAGCtctttatattatttttcatgCATCTCGTTCTTATTCTATCAGCTCCGGCTAGTTCTCCAGTCATCTGTCAAGACAAACGGTGCTGGCCTAAACGCTCGTATTGAGCTTCCAGTTCCTCACAACTTCCACACTTCCAAAGCAGAGCCACAGCAGGTCAGAGCTGAGGCAGGACAGAGGTTTAACCCTGGGGTCACACCACAGGATCGTATGAACAACAGCCCACCTTTCTCTGTGgcctctcctccagcccctccaggaAGGGGGCCACATCACCATCGTCGTAGATGATGAACTCCAGGTCCTTTCCCACAATGCCGATGGACACGTTCTGAAAGGAGGATCATTACAAAACACGCGCATCGCTATAAATGGTTCCAATGCATTGAAATCCCACTTCTGTCCGTCAGTAGAGATCCACAACGCAGGCTGGCTTTAGGTACAAGCAGTCCTCCCAGAGGTTAGTGATGCTCTGCCGCTCTGGAGGGAcgcatccattcattcattgccAACGAAAACCCAAGCCCTGTTTAGTCTCCGACAAGCCGACATGAGAATGGAGCGAGCCCGTCAGTTCATGTACGCGTGTGGTGAACAGATGTCCACAGCTCACCTTGGTGGTCAGGTCCTGCTCCGCAGGGAGGGTTTCTCTGAGGGCCCGGAGCCCATGCTGGACCAGGTCGTTCAGGTTACCTGTCGAAGGAGAAGGTACCTAGTCATTCATACTGACCTTTAACCTGATGATTACACGATGAAAAGGACATAACTGAAACCACATGATGGGCCCACCATGTGGTTGATAAATCCCTGTTAGTGATAGAGTAATCCAACGCCACCTCGTCTGCCTGACGACccagaaccctaaccctgaccccccccgtGACGACCCTGAACCCTAACTCTGACCCCCGACCCCGTAACGaggctgacccctgaccccgtgCCGAGGCTGAACCCTGAGCCCGTGACgactctgacccctgaccttgaCGAGGCTGACCCCCGACCCCGTGACGAGGCTGACCCCCGACCCCGTGACGAGGCTGACCCCCGACCCCGTGACGAGGCTGACCCCCGACCCCTGACCGTGACGAGGCTTACAGTCCATGAACTTGTCCATGTGTCTCTCCAGGTAGGTGCGTGCCGACTGGGAGCGCGCGCCGATGGACATGGCTTTGCAGTCGAAGTAGTTGGCGGAGGGGCAGGACTGGAAGATGTGAGGGCCCATGTCCTGCAAGAAGGGGAACAATGAGACCCCAAACACTACCAGGGGTCCTCTAGCTCCCAGGGGAACTAATAGCAGGGGTTGACTTACATCATACCCAGCGATGAGCAGTCCCACACCGTACGGCCTCCTCCCATATCTCTGGGTTGGGATTTGGGTTTCTGAGATGTCAGGTTAAGGCAAACTAACCCTAAAACCATCAGTAGACACTTAAAGGACATATGTAGCTAGGCCGGTGAGGTGCAGACATGTTGCTAAGGGATCTCCAGGCAGGGGAGTGTCCTTTAACCAACAGAGATGGTAGGAAGCAGCAGCCATCTGGTCAGCGTGGAGTGTCAAACAGATCCATTTCACCCACTCTCTCTAGAACACTGCTTCAGCGGGTCCAGCCTCAGCACCCATATGGCTCATTAATCATCCATTCACAACGCAACAAAAAACATATGGTCCAATATCGCAGTCATCCACAATGACTTCATGACTTCAAAACTCAATAACAAT encodes:
- the psma1 gene encoding proteasome subunit alpha type-1, which gives rise to MFRNQYDNDVTVWSPQGRIHQIEYAMEAVKQGSATVGLKSKSHAVLVALKRAQSELAAHQKKILHVDNHVGISIAGLTADARLLCNFMRQECLDSRFVFDRPLPTSRLVTLVGSKTQIPTQRYGRRPYGVGLLIAGYDDMGPHIFQSCPSANYFDCKAMSIGARSQSARTYLERHMDKFMDCNLNDLVQHGLRALRETLPAEQDLTTKNVSIGIVGKDLEFIIYDDGDVAPFLEGLEERPQRKVVPAADDAPAAPAASDEPMEH